atacttgaaaagagagatgattaggcattctttgatttaaaccttctcattttaaacctttggccctttttcctaattaaaattgacctttgaaaacccctttgagcctttttatccctaatttttcttgaaatccttattgctacctagccaatgaaccaaacactccaacccttttcatgagaataatattgaatattaggtacactttctaaaaaaaataaaaataaaataaaataaaaaaagaaaaatatacaaaaaaggagaagaagtgcttgtcatcttgtaaaagtgctagtatatgtgcttttcactattgccattcaaaatgaaagaaatccacccaaagtattaaaagaaatgagtttggggtggcatttttaggacaatcatcaaaagaaaatgcaaaatacaagtctaaagtatcaaaatgtccctccatttttatgtgttttgtaaactatgctagcacttgacaattctcattgtgtacttctctcctccatatatacaaaaaaaagaaaaaaaagaagaaaaagaaaaaaaaattataataaaataagaagtgtaccttatgtttaaaaattgaaaatattctcatgctttgaatactttttacccatctttcttcttagcctcattttaaaccccatggcctcattacatccctaaaaagacctttgatctcttgatagtacttgctacattagtggagataggagtagggaatttgcctatgggattggaaaactattcatctattcattcaattctatcattccatgttgagatactttggttatcaattgtcctagaattctttttgagcatgactatctcttttgatttgttggtttggggattttgaatgataattgacttaatggctaagcggtgaaagcttggataagcattagattctttgcattttgaaggatgggtatatggattgctggtatggctgaaggtgtgttaagttactttaataggtgattttcatagttctttggataaggcacccctaaaaattttttgcattttattttaaagtttgcttgaggacaagcaaaagcttgaggacaagcaaaagcttgagtttgggggtatttgatgcatacattttgcataatcatttaggtttaatttcatagctattttatttgattattagtcacttttagctaatttcattagttatttagttagttttccataattgtcaattttggattaatttgtaatttttactttgttttgtaggaaaaatggtgtttttgaaggactaaagagaattttgccattgaggagtgtcttctacagcaaaaagatgtcaaaacaagttttcaagtgaaatatgcattgaccaaagcgTGTATAACttgcgcataagctatgcagatctgcataaggagaaagatcatcgTTCAGAAccaccgaaatgtgcataaggagatgcatagcttatgcacattctcgcctcccttatgcacattcacgaaattgtgcataacctatgcactaagtcatgcgaccgcataagtgacccagaaccagccgaaaactgcataagggactgcataacttatgcagtccacttatgcagtcccatgaagagttcattaatgagctggcaggagattccctcaaataattcctcctagaacataccattttagggctccatgtcagaaaaatgctataaatagtcccattttctcattttagaagggaggcaaggagaaaagaagaagaggagaagagaggcagaatttgaggagtcattttcaccttccacaccatttttaaccaagatttgcagatttcttccttcctttacatttttctacatttctagtgtttaatttcttacttcgtagcttagattaaagctttatttccatttaaactcatcatatcttgtaatcattatggatagtgagtagtttacttttgattctggagtaagggatgtaatattttagttatttttgtgaatttgaactgggttagtcccaatttaatgaatttatgaggtttaatccatttcttgtgtgcttattcacatgcttaatgaagggccccattaagttatgttcttaatccttggttgaagcaccgaaaggagaaaaccaagtgatagttaatcaagaaattggacttaattaacttagatctagaaatagactaagggttaagagggttttaatagattgattaaagaacctaatgggtcttggttaattttaactccacgaaagtaggattaagttaattaaggcactctttgtctcactcgaaagagttttcaaaggattttagaattaatctcctttaaacccataaatttcatggattgggctagctagggaaaatcccaaaatagcttgaatatgaaatcccgaactccggaatcgcctttttatcattgttaatttctaatcgaatttaattacttgccattttgaatattgccatatttgaacttgcttacttcaatttgatgcaattttagtttaattaatacattgttgaatagaatattaattttgcacatttaaaTTGCATatcccattacccattaatttacTACTTtaaatacttcgatttagtcaacttttatatcaaaaattcaatcattaacacgactcctcgtgggatcgatatttttctatactacttgtacgacccgtgcacttgcggttgggacgcatcaattAGTATCTGAAGCTCTTGTGGACTCTTTCAACATTCCAATGTACTCTGTGACTCCCAAGGAGATAAGGCAGCTTGTAGAACGAAATGGGTGTTTTAGCATTGAAAGAATGGAGCCTACGGATTGTAGAACTAACCCTGACATCCCAGCCACTGGATATTCAATCACGATGCGCTTCAGAGCAGGGCTGGAAGGAGTCATCACCAGACACTTTGGTGCTGAGATTATTAATGAACTGTTTGAACGATTTCTCGAGAGAATGGATGATGTGATGCCATCCTTATTATCAAGCAACGCACAAGGATCTCAAATAACTGTTATTCTGAAACGCAAATGCTACAATTGAATGCTACTGTATGACCAACTACCACTGCAGCTTTACTTGAATACCCCCCACTATAAATGTGCAGAATTGCGAATTCCAGAGAAACTAGCTAATGAATAAAGTTGGGACATTCATAGATTTATAAATATGTGGAAATTGTTAGCTGTACAGGTCCTTTTCcaaatcaaatttcattcaatCTAAGGATAGTTGTGCATACATGTTTTGGCACACGATCAAGGGAAGGCATATCCTTCACGTAACATCACATAAATTGAAAATGGCAGATTCACACCTAATAGCAGATAATGCATCGAGAATCATGCAAATCAGATGCATAACCTTTCAATATCTTATGGTACATAATTTTGCCATTATGAACATAAAAGTTTACATTGTCCTGTCATCTAATTACTATATGAACACATATCTTCACATATATTAATCAACCTTCTAAAACTCCAAAGCAGTCCACATCTAAACAGGCAATCTAAAGGTGATAAATGTAAGACCTCTGGATCTGGATTGGCCCGTCATAAAGGCCCTGCTGATAGCTGTGAAAGTGAAATCGATTAATTCCCTAGAAAACTGAAATTATGTATTACGGATATATACAAGTTCCTGTCATAGAATCAATACATATGCCATACTTATCTCCACATATTTGTCAACTCAACTGCAGTCCATGACTAAACTGGCATTCCAAAGATGAGATAATCGTTCTCATACGTATTTTTTTCCTCTTGATCTGGATCAGTTTGTCATAAACACACCATGGAAAGCTAAGAAAATGATCTCGTTTCATTCCCTCATTGTAGCAGCCCCAGAAACTAGGATGATAGGTAACATGGTACCAAGCTGAGGCTTTTGCATATACATCATGAGCTACAGAATCtaatccacttcccttttcataAAACCAGGACTTCGCTTCGTTCCTCAAGGACCTCACTGCCATTGCAATTGCTTCAGCATCCCTTCTCTTGGTGAAAGCTTTTGACATTTTCATAATATTTCCACTGAGAATTTCAGCCTCTGTTCTGATGCCATAATAATCCATATAATTGCCCAACTTGTAATCATAATTGCTTTTGTAATAGAAGGCATCATCTTTGTAATCCTCAAAGCCATCTACTTCCATATCAGGGTCATAACACTGCCTTGCCACTTCCAAAGTAAAGGACTTGATAGAGCTTGTAGGTGGTCCAATGTGTCTCACTTCTCGGAAAAGTTTTCCAATCACATTCTGCGATTGATAGGTTGGTTTGTCAGCCTTTTCCATAAAATCAGGATATTCTCTAACAAGTAGATGGGGAGGTATTTCAGCTGGTATTCCAGTTTTTGGAAAGTCAACTGCAATAGAAAATTTACGGGTAAGTTCGATACATGGATCACTCATTTCTTTGGAAGGTTCCCTATCAGCAAAGACAGTGTGAGCATTAGCAATTATTCCCAAGCTGTCATTCAAGATGTAGTTGGTGAAATACTCCTCAACTTCCTGTAAAAACAAAATGAAAATCTCTCAATAAAgggcaaatatgatttttttagcTATGGCATGAGAAAACATCAATAAGAGAGACATATGTATATGTTCCTCTTTTTTCTTCCACTGATATCAATTGAGATTGAAGGTTTATGCATTTATGTATAGTACTGGCAAATAACTTTCTCTGATTGGACTAGACGAAAGCATTCAATTATTTGCCGATTGAAATATCCAATTAAATATTCTTCCCTTTGAACACTCTCTTGCATCAAGTCACGCTACCTTCTTTTTTATTTATGTCTTTCTACCAAGAAAAAGGAAGGCGTGGGTATCCCCCCTTTATGCCAGAACAAAACACTGTGCATAAGGGGGCAGAAGGACAATCATGTAGAATAGATGTACAAGTGCAACATCCTGTAGTAGTACAATCATGGAAATTCAGAAATAAGGCACCTCTAGCAAACTAAATCAAATAATTTGTTGAGAAATGGGAACATATGTGTCTTAATTATCGTTGGACagggaaatgaaaaaaaattataattattattcaaCAACAAGATGGAGGAAACCTATGTAAAAGTTTAATGGTTTGTCACAATGCAATTTATTTGTCACAGAGAACACAAGAAATTAAGATAAGGAACATGGGAATTTTGAAGAATGGCAGCTTCATTGAACAGGTCAACAGAAAGCATTTGATTCATAAATTGAAGCATTGAATATTTTTAGTAGGGAGGAAAACACGAACACTGTAGTTGATACTAGATAATTGGTCAAATGTTAGAAATATTATACCTCAATTGTAACATCATGATCCAGCTGCACTGTTGGCTCTGGTGTATAGTCCACTGGTGGAATTTGCTGATCTGGGATTAGATTAGGATCCCAACAGACAAAGTAGATATCTCCATCCAAATCACTTCCCGAGCATTCATTTGGATGAGGTCTAAGATTATAATTCAGATACGGACGTCAATGAACTGATTTTACACAGAAATTTCTGAAAAAGTGGCATCATAGTTCTAGTCTCCCAAGCATTAGCATTACAAAAGGAGAAACTGATACGTGTGCCCATCTTAGAATCAAAACTGAATTCCAAATCATAGGAGTCTTTCCCCTTGCCCCCACTCAAAAGAAAAACAACATAAACAACAACAACAAAAGACTAATAACGATGTTAAGGTGATATCTCACTTGGCTTGTTAGATATACAAGTCATAAGAAGCAGAAATACATTATTCTGTTCATATGTTCTATTGAGAACCCTACATTGTCGTGCACTTCGAAGAAGCATAACAAGGATACGacgtaaattaattttatgaggcAGTTATCTTCCACAAAAGAAATTCAGATAACAGATGACAGACCTAGTTATCTTGCACCCACAACTATACAACAATATCTCTAGTCATATTCCAGCTCAAAAACACAGACCCGACAACAAAAGCACAGTATTATAATAAGCTGAGAAGTTGCCATAATGGTGGCTACTACAAGAAAAGATAGCATGGACAACGAAAATCATAACAACGAAGGCGATGAAGTTATTGAAGCCAATGGACATCCATGCGAAAGAAACTTCAAGGAGAAAAGCCACAACACCCCTGAAAGTACACAGCTTCATGTACACAAATCTCTTCATACAACCATGAACGCTGCCTATATCTGTAGCGGATCCTTGTGGTTTTCAAAAACCCATTTGAAAAACAGAAAAATGATATACTGTTGTTGGAAGAATAGGACAAGATAAGAATACACTTCCTAGTCCACCTTTGACAAAATATGTGATTTCCTTGATCTCACATGAAAAATAGGACCTTTTCTTTTCAAAATGTAAATGTATCAGAATGCAATTGAAGTTCTAGCATTGCCCTAGAATTTGCATTTTTATACCTATCTAGAACAAATGATACTACCAACTAGGCCTGGGTACTTAAAGCAAAATCAATGATCTTAAAAACTATTCAAATGGAATTTGGTGGAGAACTCAAAACCAGAAACTAAATTGACAACATATCCAAAGAATGAACTAGGCTAAAAAGTTGAGTGAGGAGACTGCAAGATCTACCTTGGTCCTTTCTGTGGAAAAACAACACAATCTACCATATGGTGCAAAGCTGGCACATTCACAGCCCTTAAAACGCGAACATCGCCTGGGTGCAAGCACGGGTTTTTGGCTACAACTACCTTTCCCTCAATAACAAAATTCTGGTGTGATCCACAACCTCCAAACACGAGGGAACTATCATATAGCTGCCTATGTCTAGTACCAGAAAATTGCACGAATACCTGTCCATATTCCAAGGTTCTGGTCTCATCTAAGCATCCCATCATAGATCTCCCATTTGGAAGAAAAATCCTAGTTTTTGTCTGCAAATCAAGCAACTTTGATGCGCGGAACATTTGGAGCATCATTGAAAGGAATGGTTCAGCATTTGGCTCATAACCACACAAAAGCATTTCCTTGAGAATGTTGGTAATCTCTCCAGAAGACATCAAATCCAGTGCCTCCGGTGCCCTTAATGGATCTGTTAACATGGCATCAAGTTGATCAACAGCTTCTCTTTGTTTTTCCTCAAAAATATGATCTGGAATACCAAGGGTAGACAGAAGAGTAATCAGTTGGCGATTCAGGAAACAAGGCTGATACTTGCTATATGCCAAAACATCCAGTTTTGTATTTTCAGACTCATACTTGCACATGCTCTTTCTCAATGATAATTTTTTTGATGAAGTTGAATCAACTGCCACAACACCTTTATACCCACCATACCGAATCTGAAATGCAGATGGAGAGAAACCTTTGCAGCCACATTTCAAGGCCACCTTCGTAGCAAATTCAGCAGATATTTTCCCGATGCCATCAGAGAATAAATACTTAGTTCTGCCCCTTTCAATCTCTACATCAGGAATAATTTCCATTTCATTTCTGCTAACAGTCAGCGTTTCAGTGGATGAACTGAAGGACTGACCCAGTCTGGCTGCATATTTAGCCACATTTCGTATCTGACGAAAGTTGCCCATCAATTCTCTTATATCTGCAGCAGTGAGTCCATATCTTGATGCAAACATCCAGCAAGAATTTTCCCGCAACTGACTAGATGAAAAGGCAAGGAACTCAAACCTTTTCTTGTCAATAACTGTTCCATTTTGGAGAATAGAGAGAAATCTTTTATAAATAGCAGTTCTCCTTTCCTTGTTTTCAGAAGCACGAGGAGATAAATCTGTTGAATGAATTTTACCCAACTCCTCATCAACAAGAGATAGACGGAGAAAGTTATTAATATCTTCTGGAAAGTAGCGTAGCACGTGGTTTGAGATATTAATCTCTGGACCACAAAAATACACTTTACAAGGTGTTATTTGAAACCTGCGCACATACACCAAACCAGCATCTAAGGACATATAAGGTGATTTTGGGACGTTCTTGGATTTATAATACTTCATATACTGTTCATTAAGCCACCTAGAAGGTTCATAACAACATTCTTTCAAGTAATAAATTTTCTCAAGAGCATGCTCTATGTAGACAATGTTTATTCTAGTCGGATCAACCAACTTGTAAAAATTAGTATCAAGAGCTGGCCCTGGAAGGCATCCATTCTGAACCAACAAATTAACCTGAAAAAGGATCTCATATGGCAAATCATCTGAGAAAGGACCAACAATGGGAACTAGATCCAGATTGCGAGAAAAAGCAGAACCATTCTGTAACAGAAATTTGCCTTCAGTTTCATTATAATAAGCAAAGTTCTCAAATTTTGGAAGTTGAAGACTGGAAGGAAGCTCCAAACATAGTGCAGATGAATGCCCAATGAGGCATGATGGAGTGAAATCTGTTGTCCTGACCCATTGGTCATCAGGGACATCCTTAAAATAGTTGAAAAGTGGATCCTTAAACACATTCGATGACAGGCATATCTCTTTCTCAAAAATCCGGGGTGCACCATATAACTATAAAAAGAAACCACATTCGCATTACAGTTTCTAGTTTAAATCAGAAAATAAGTGGCGGCACAAACCTTTCAATCACTATATGCATCACACTCAAACAAAGGACAAATGACAATTTCTCTCAAAAGCCAACCCTAACAAAATCACAAAAAGCGacaaggaaaataaaaagaaaattatttcacTTAAAAAAAAGTCAATTTTCATGATATGCAGCTTTCAACTCCCAAACAAGTATATCCTTGTATTCTACTGCCATCATTTCTCCAAATCTATGAATTGTAAAGTACACATTCATGCCAGCACACTAAAGCATTCCAGCTTTATCTCTGGAACGAAAAGATCCAACAGAAGTAACCTTAACCATACAAGTAACCTTAACCAAGTTCCCTGAAGTAGAAATAATACTAAGTTAAGATATCTACCATCAAGAGCATCTTAATTTGTTCTTTTTgggataaataataatttatgtaaCATAACTGAAGGTAGGTATAAGCCCATGTAGACAGAACAGATCCAAGTGGCACATCAAGAACAAAGATAAAAAGCAAAAAGTAAAGTAGGTCACTAAATCAAAAAGTATAAAATAATTGCAGACCGGAGAAAATAACCAAGAAACTAAATGCGATAGAAACCATTAGCCAAGAATTTAGAGAAGTCATAATTTCTAACTCACTTGCCAAGTGCTCTGCACTCCCACATGCACAAAAATCCCTCTTTAATCATACTCAtcatatggaaagtcaatcactatattatttctctgtatattctgtattatgTATTTCTATtttggatttcttcctaattagtagaacaaaattatagaaatcaattgtatatatatacctatgtacagattaattaaaatcaaggagaatcatctctttctacatgctATCAGAGTAGGTCATctgtctagggtgactatttgttctcaccacccagctcaggagaaacCTTGATCGCCGACCGGCCGTCCCTGTTGATCCGGTCGCCGGAATCCAAGTGTGTGAGGCGCACACGCCCAACTCAGGTTCTCGCCATTTCTTCACTCGCCGACGCGTGGAGGAGCGTCCGCCGGCCGTTTCGACTCAGATCAGCATtgccggcgtcgcctcaacccctCATTCCAACActatgtgctgttgcctgatccagtacaccattaaaggacttctgagattTGACTCTCATAtcttatttcggtatttgctttatttgtgattttgggttattttgcggctgtaagcactttggattagcgtttcaattagttttctttgtctcaacaaatggcaaacaataagaatgttatttctgatttgATTCCGGTGATAACTAAGATCACGGaatacaaacttaatggttcgaattacctggagtgaagtaagactgttagggtctatttgcgtagcattgataaggatgatcacatTACTAAAGtcccacctactgatgatacacggCAAACTTggttaagggaggatgctcggttattTTTGCAGCTTagaaactcgattcacagtgaggtaattagtttaattaatcactgcgaatttgttaaggaattgatgaattacttagattttctgtattctggtaaagggaatatcttctgtatttatgatgtttgtaaggcattctatcgtgctgagaaagaggataagtctctcacgactttttttatgaattttaaatgggtatatgaggaacttaatataTTGTTGTCTTTTAATTCTAATgtaaaagttcagcaggcccaacgagagcaactggctgttatgagttttcttgcaggccttccttcagagtatgagactgctaaatctcagattttcTCTTtatatgaaacgttcacacgggtccttcgtacagagagtactcaatcttcacaacctgccagtagtgctcttattagccgtaatccaaatggacgggtaatagaagaggaagtagaggagaaattacaggcaacagaggtaatcagcgtaatggggaggctagttctaatcaggactcaagaggagtcatttgttattattgccatgagcctggctatacaaaatataattgtctgcaacttcagagaaaaaatcaacgatcacagatggcaaatatggcagcagaggattctacagtatcttcctctgataaaactgttttggtatctgcagagagtTTTGtacagttttcccagtatcaggcatctctaaagcctaccaattctcctgtcactgcgatcgctgagtcaggtaaatccactacatgccttctGTCTTTcttatccaaatgggttattgattctggtgcgacagatcacatgacagctAATTCTATTTTTCTATctacttttcagtctaatctcacttcttcTACTTTTACTTTAGctaatggttctacttcttgtgtcatgggttctggaactgcgaacccaacttcgtcaatttctttgtcatatattttgtgtctaccaaaattctcttttaatctactttctgttaataaacttactcgtaccttaaatt
The Hevea brasiliensis isolate MT/VB/25A 57/8 chromosome 18, ASM3005281v1, whole genome shotgun sequence genome window above contains:
- the LOC110653704 gene encoding probable RNA-dependent RNA polymerase 1 is translated as MGKTIQVYGFPSNVTVDEVKGFLESYTGEGTVYAMKIREKGGPRKYAIVQFTTVRAAEYIISLTNERLWYDTSYLKARIMDTDIVPKPRTFLHSMEHITLHFGCQISKEEFYVLWKGTDVSVNIEFEMKKLHFFLSHHQVEYKLDLLYENIWQMVLHRPRGQSVKYLLIQLYGAPRIFEKEICLSSNVFKDPLFNYFKDVPDDQWVRTTDFTPSCLIGHSSALCLELPSSLQLPKFENFAYYNETEGKFLLQNGSAFSRNLDLVPIVGPFSDDLPYEILFQVNLLVQNGCLPGPALDTNFYKLVDPTRINIVYIEHALEKIYYLKECCYEPSRWLNEQYMKYYKSKNVPKSPYMSLDAGLVYVRRFQITPCKVYFCGPEINISNHVLRYFPEDINNFLRLSLVDEELGKIHSTDLSPRASENKERRTAIYKRFLSILQNGTVIDKKRFEFLAFSSSQLRENSCWMFASRYGLTAADIRELMGNFRQIRNVAKYAARLGQSFSSSTETLTVSRNEMEIIPDVEIERGRTKYLFSDGIGKISAEFATKVALKCGCKGFSPSAFQIRYGGYKGVVAVDSTSSKKLSLRKSMCKYESENTKLDVLAYSKYQPCFLNRQLITLLSTLGIPDHIFEEKQREAVDQLDAMLTDPLRAPEALDLMSSGEITNILKEMLLCGYEPNAEPFLSMMLQMFRASKLLDLQTKTRIFLPNGRSMMGCLDETRTLEYGQVFVQFSGTRHRQLYDSSLVFGGCGSHQNFVIEGKVVVAKNPCLHPGDVRVLRAVNVPALHHMVDCVVFPQKGPRPHPNECSGSDLDGDIYFVCWDPNLIPDQQIPPVDYTPEPTVQLDHDVTIEEVEEYFTNYILNDSLGIIANAHTVFADREPSKEMSDPCIELTRKFSIAVDFPKTGIPAEIPPHLLVREYPDFMEKADKPTYQSQNVIGKLFREVRHIGPPTSSIKSFTLEVARQCYDPDMEVDGFEDYKDDAFYYKSNYDYKLGNYMDYYGIRTEAEILSGNIMKMSKAFTKRRDAEAIAMAVRSLRNEAKSWFYEKGSGLDSVAHDVYAKASAWYHVTYHPSFWGCYNEGMKRDHFLSFPWCVYDKLIQIKRKKIRMRTIISSLECQFSHGLQLS